A genomic window from Streptomyces broussonetiae includes:
- a CDS encoding CGNR zinc finger domain-containing protein → MTDREQQDVLLGLLNSTPVVNGAVQARLADPEAAGFWQWVHSGSGTADERRSLVQARDAHQGVVRGRRPAASPAPLLEDVTSRPYLSPAGVSWQVDAPAERRMAVEAVLAWSVLQQATPGRLRPCANPECRRFLIDRSKTDNARWCSMAVCGNRMKARRHYRRTRAAHRARSPRTIQLVGEINSTMPIPR, encoded by the coding sequence GTGACCGACCGAGAACAGCAGGACGTGCTGCTGGGGCTGCTCAACAGCACGCCAGTGGTCAACGGCGCCGTCCAGGCCCGGCTGGCGGATCCGGAAGCGGCCGGATTCTGGCAGTGGGTCCACAGCGGCAGTGGCACCGCGGACGAGCGCCGCAGCCTCGTGCAGGCGCGCGACGCCCACCAGGGCGTGGTGCGCGGCAGGCGCCCCGCCGCGTCGCCGGCTCCGCTCCTGGAAGACGTCACCTCCCGCCCGTATCTCTCGCCCGCGGGGGTGTCCTGGCAGGTGGACGCCCCCGCGGAGCGCCGGATGGCGGTGGAAGCCGTGCTGGCGTGGAGCGTGCTCCAGCAGGCGACCCCCGGCCGGCTCCGGCCGTGCGCCAACCCGGAGTGCCGACGGTTCCTCATCGACCGCAGCAAGACCGACAACGCCCGCTGGTGTTCGATGGCCGTCTGCGGCAACCGCATGAAGGCGAGGCGCCACTACCGGCGCACGCGCGCCGCGCACCGCGCTCGATCTCCCCGAACAATCCAATTGGTCGGGGAGATCAATTCGACGATGCCCATCCCCCGGTAA
- a CDS encoding ArsR/SmtB family transcription factor, which produces MHLVPAERAGQRTIDGHRVCDAIAAVGEPERVRAWAERFSLLSDPGRLSLLLALQEAGPIAVSDLALATGMRDTAVSQALRLLRTAGIVEGEKDGRIVRYRLVDGPISALLKHCTSQGADTDGSLTPETAGPSWAAAPPSPDAGP; this is translated from the coding sequence ATGCATCTCGTCCCCGCGGAACGCGCCGGGCAGCGGACCATCGACGGTCACCGGGTCTGCGACGCCATCGCCGCCGTCGGCGAGCCCGAGCGCGTACGCGCCTGGGCCGAGCGCTTCTCCCTGCTCTCCGACCCCGGACGTCTGTCCTTGCTGCTCGCCCTGCAGGAAGCCGGCCCCATCGCGGTCTCCGACCTCGCCCTGGCGACCGGCATGAGGGACACCGCCGTCTCCCAGGCTCTCCGTCTCCTGCGGACCGCCGGCATCGTCGAGGGCGAGAAGGACGGCCGGATCGTGCGCTACCGGCTGGTCGACGGCCCGATTTCCGCGCTGCTGAAACACTGCACGTCCCAAGGCGCGGACACTGACGGCTCCTTGACTCCTGAGACCGCAGGGCCGTCGTGGGCGGCAGCGCCGCCTTCGCCGGATGCCGGCCCCTGA
- the nicT gene encoding Nickel transporter NicT, whose product MTVSPGVPETDAAPSFHWRREDTVRTAGLLAVIVALHVLAFGILFLLVVPRHYEVGTKAFGIGLGITAYTLGMRHAFDADHIAAIDNTTRKLMADGKRPVSVGFWFALGHSSVVVVMAALVAGGAKLAGTLMNDGSRTHQVLGTVGTTVSGSFLYLIAALNLVALFGIMRVFKAMRAGRYDETELEAHLDSRGFMNRILGRFTKSIRRPGQMFPLGFLFGIGFDTSTEVLLLALAGNGAAAGLPWYAVLCLPLLFAAGMSLFDTLDGTFMNFAYQWAFSNPVRKVFYNLTITGLSIAVAFFVGTIELVGVLHDKLGLNDDVTSWIAGLNLDNVGYVIVGLFVVVWAVAIGYWRLAKVEERWRARTLDAG is encoded by the coding sequence ATGACCGTGTCCCCAGGCGTGCCCGAAACCGACGCCGCCCCGTCCTTCCACTGGCGTCGCGAGGACACCGTACGAACCGCCGGCCTGCTGGCCGTGATCGTCGCACTGCACGTGCTGGCGTTCGGGATCCTGTTCCTGCTCGTGGTCCCGCGTCACTACGAGGTGGGTACCAAGGCGTTCGGCATCGGTCTGGGCATCACGGCCTACACCCTCGGCATGCGGCACGCCTTCGACGCCGACCACATCGCCGCGATCGACAACACCACCCGCAAGCTGATGGCCGACGGCAAGCGGCCGGTGTCGGTGGGCTTCTGGTTCGCGCTCGGGCACTCCAGTGTGGTGGTCGTCATGGCCGCGCTGGTGGCCGGCGGCGCCAAACTCGCCGGCACGCTGATGAACGACGGCTCCCGGACCCACCAGGTTCTCGGCACCGTGGGCACCACGGTCTCCGGCAGCTTCCTGTACCTCATCGCCGCCCTCAACCTCGTCGCGCTGTTCGGCATCATGCGCGTCTTCAAGGCCATGCGCGCCGGACGCTACGACGAGACGGAGCTGGAGGCCCACCTCGACTCGCGCGGCTTCATGAACCGCATCCTGGGCCGGTTCACCAAGTCCATCCGCCGCCCCGGCCAGATGTTCCCCCTCGGCTTCCTCTTCGGTATCGGCTTCGACACCTCGACCGAGGTCCTGCTCCTCGCCCTGGCCGGCAACGGCGCCGCCGCCGGCCTGCCCTGGTACGCGGTCCTGTGCCTGCCTCTGCTTTTCGCGGCGGGCATGAGTCTGTTCGACACCCTGGACGGCACGTTCATGAACTTCGCCTACCAGTGGGCGTTCTCGAACCCCGTCCGCAAGGTCTTCTACAACCTCACCATCACCGGCCTGTCCATCGCCGTCGCCTTCTTCGTCGGCACCATCGAACTGGTCGGCGTCCTGCACGACAAGCTCGGCCTGAACGACGACGTCACCAGCTGGATCGCCGGCCTGAACCTGGACAACGTCGGCTATGTCATCGTCGGACTGTTCGTGGTCGTCTGGGCCGTGGCCATCGGCTACTGGCGCCTGGCCAAGGTCGAGGAGCGCTGGCGCGCCCGCACCCTGGACGCCGGCTGA
- a CDS encoding allantoin permease, with protein MSTTESRPQAAGTTKAAGDQAVRETLEDYTLRFAPRSYRRWTPMVVATTALGGIAYMADFSIGAGIGLAHGTGNALVAIAVAAVVIFVTGFPLAYYGARYNIDLDLITRGSGFGYYGSVLTSVIFASFTFIFFALEGSIMAQGLRLGLGLPLWLGYLVSTLMVIPLVIYGMKALSKLQVWTTPIWLLLMIGPLVYLVATDPGTVDRFLSYAGTDGDGGIHAAPVLLGAGVCLSLIAQIGEQIDYLRFMPPKSEANRQSWWTAVIMAGPGWVVLGALKQAIGVFLAVYILAKVGPAAATEPIQQFRGAFDAMMPSWMVVPLAVALVVISQIKINVTNAYSGSLAWTNSFTRVTRHYPGRMVFVLVNLGFALALMEADMFSFLNSVLGFYSNCAIAWVVTVATDIGVNKYLLKLSPLRPEFRRGMLYAVNPVGVVAFVAASGLSIALYFRVLGHALQPYSPVAAAVIAFVLTPLMALVTQGRYYLRRTDDGISEPLLDETGNPSAVTLDCHVCHQPYERPDLTACATHDAVVCSLCLSTDRVGDHVLPATG; from the coding sequence ATGAGTACCACCGAGTCACGACCCCAGGCGGCAGGCACGACGAAGGCCGCCGGGGACCAGGCGGTCAGGGAGACGCTGGAGGACTACACCCTCCGTTTCGCTCCCCGCAGTTACCGTCGCTGGACCCCCATGGTCGTGGCGACGACCGCGCTCGGCGGCATCGCCTACATGGCCGACTTCTCCATCGGCGCCGGCATCGGCCTGGCACACGGCACCGGCAACGCGCTCGTGGCGATCGCGGTGGCCGCCGTCGTCATTTTCGTCACCGGCTTTCCGCTGGCATACTACGGCGCCCGCTACAACATCGACCTCGACCTGATCACGCGCGGCTCCGGCTTCGGCTACTACGGCTCCGTGCTGACCAGCGTCATCTTCGCCAGCTTCACCTTCATCTTCTTCGCCCTCGAAGGCTCGATCATGGCCCAGGGCCTCAGGCTCGGCCTCGGACTGCCGCTGTGGCTGGGCTACTTGGTCTCCACCCTCATGGTCATCCCCCTGGTGATCTACGGCATGAAGGCACTCAGCAAGCTCCAGGTGTGGACGACGCCGATCTGGCTGCTGCTGATGATCGGCCCGCTGGTCTACCTGGTCGCCACCGACCCCGGCACGGTCGACCGCTTCCTCTCCTACGCCGGCACCGACGGCGACGGCGGTATCCACGCCGCGCCGGTCCTCCTCGGCGCAGGCGTATGCCTGTCGCTGATCGCGCAGATCGGCGAGCAGATCGACTATCTGCGCTTCATGCCGCCCAAGTCCGAGGCGAACAGGCAAAGTTGGTGGACGGCCGTGATCATGGCCGGCCCCGGCTGGGTGGTGCTCGGCGCGCTCAAGCAGGCCATCGGTGTCTTCCTCGCCGTCTACATTCTCGCGAAGGTCGGTCCGGCCGCCGCGACGGAGCCGATCCAGCAGTTCCGCGGCGCCTTCGACGCGATGATGCCGTCCTGGATGGTGGTCCCGCTGGCCGTGGCCCTGGTGGTCATCAGCCAGATCAAGATCAATGTGACGAACGCGTACTCCGGTTCGCTGGCGTGGACGAACTCCTTCACCCGCGTGACCAGGCACTACCCGGGCCGCATGGTCTTCGTCCTGGTCAACCTCGGGTTTGCGCTGGCCCTGATGGAAGCCGACATGTTCAGCTTCCTCAACAGCGTCCTCGGCTTCTACTCGAACTGCGCGATCGCCTGGGTGGTCACGGTGGCGACCGACATCGGCGTCAACAAGTACCTGCTCAAGCTGTCCCCGCTGCGGCCGGAGTTCCGCCGCGGCATGCTCTACGCCGTCAACCCCGTCGGCGTGGTTGCCTTCGTCGCCGCCTCCGGCCTGTCCATCGCCCTGTATTTCCGGGTACTGGGGCACGCCCTGCAGCCGTACTCCCCCGTGGCCGCCGCCGTCATCGCGTTCGTCCTGACCCCGCTGATGGCCCTCGTCACCCAGGGCAGGTACTACCTCCGTCGCACAGACGACGGCATCAGCGAGCCACTCCTCGACGAGACCGGCAACCCGAGCGCGGTCACTCTCGACTGCCACGTCTGCCATCAACCGTACGAACGCCCGGATCTGACCGCCTGCGCCACCCACGACGCGGTCGTCTGTTCCCTGTGCCTGAGCACGGACCGGGTCGGCGACCATGTGCTGCCGGCCACCGGGTGA
- a CDS encoding antibiotic biosynthesis monooxygenase, with protein sequence MNTQKNVAAAATAIIGQNVLPGMDREFEAWQEDLNAAAASYPGFLGAEISPPTPLQPDWVIVYRFDSVAHLQAWINSATRQTYLDVGAKYFDGPATQQVVSSGTQSLDPLVTVVVTHLVPPSQVDDFLAWQHRLVQEESKFEGFRGSELFRPIEGLQEEWTTLYRYDTAEHLDAWLTSPRRQEVLAEGEKFSDFKLHTIDNSFGSWFAFGGEGKEAPPPPSETRTSLAVWVGLYPTVVLLTLALSPLHLRLWIGLLVGNLLSSFIMTFLTMPHYVNPLLGRWLRPPPDAPARATLRGIGVVAVTMAFWAAVFYLVTVRLWTLP encoded by the coding sequence ATGAACACCCAGAAGAACGTAGCCGCCGCGGCGACGGCGATCATCGGACAGAACGTCCTGCCCGGGATGGACCGGGAGTTCGAGGCGTGGCAGGAGGACCTCAACGCCGCGGCCGCCTCCTACCCCGGTTTCCTCGGCGCCGAGATCTCCCCGCCGACGCCTCTGCAACCCGACTGGGTCATCGTGTACCGGTTCGACTCGGTGGCGCATCTGCAGGCGTGGATCAACAGCGCGACCAGGCAGACGTATCTCGACGTCGGCGCCAAGTACTTCGACGGTCCGGCGACCCAGCAGGTGGTCAGCAGCGGCACCCAGTCACTGGATCCGCTGGTGACCGTGGTGGTCACCCACCTCGTCCCGCCGAGCCAGGTCGACGACTTCCTCGCCTGGCAGCACCGCCTGGTCCAGGAGGAGAGCAAGTTCGAGGGGTTTCGCGGGAGCGAGCTGTTCCGCCCCATCGAGGGGCTCCAGGAGGAATGGACCACGTTGTACCGCTACGACACCGCCGAGCATCTCGACGCCTGGCTGACGTCGCCCAGGCGGCAGGAGGTCCTGGCCGAGGGCGAGAAGTTCAGCGACTTCAAACTGCATACGATCGACAACTCGTTCGGCAGCTGGTTCGCCTTCGGGGGCGAGGGCAAGGAGGCACCGCCGCCCCCCTCGGAGACCAGGACCTCCCTCGCCGTCTGGGTCGGCCTGTACCCGACCGTCGTACTGCTCACGCTCGCCCTGTCCCCGCTGCACCTGCGGCTCTGGATCGGCCTGCTCGTGGGCAACCTGCTGTCGAGCTTCATCATGACTTTCCTGACCATGCCCCACTACGTGAACCCGCTGCTCGGGCGATGGCTGCGGCCACCGCCGGACGCACCGGCGAGGGCCACCCTGCGAGGCATCGGTGTCGTCGCGGTGACGATGGCCTTCTGGGCCGCCGTCTTCTACCTCGTCACGGTCCGGTTGTGGACGCTGCCCTGA